From Streptomyces sp. CMB-StM0423, a single genomic window includes:
- the pdxA gene encoding 4-hydroxythreonine-4-phosphate dehydrogenase PdxA — MNDPQVPTLALTLGDVAGIGPEITARTLLHHDELRGVSRPVVVGDADAVRRAVELIGEDPAAVRVVDSPRDAGNEPGTIDLVQDGPSLRAVPYGELSAAAGDGSARFVKRACALARDGLVDGIVTAPLNKAAMHAGGHLWPGHTELLAHEFGVENFSLVLSAGELYFFHLTTHVSLTEAIAGVSPARTDNVLRLVGSFARALGLPEEPIGVAGLNPHAGENRLFGDEDADVLAPAVERADAAGIRAVGPLPADALIPAAVRGAWKFVVVCYHDQGHAPFKAVYGDDGVNITVGLPVVRVSVDHGTAFDIAGKGVAREASLVLATRRAAELAPGWGQVWRTAQAGEAAAATAAGAAAAVERPGTAS, encoded by the coding sequence GTGAACGACCCGCAGGTGCCCACGCTTGCCCTCACCCTGGGCGACGTGGCCGGAATCGGACCGGAGATCACGGCCCGTACCCTGCTGCACCACGACGAGCTGCGCGGCGTCAGCCGGCCGGTCGTGGTCGGCGACGCCGACGCCGTCCGCAGAGCCGTCGAGCTGATCGGCGAGGACCCGGCCGCGGTGCGCGTCGTCGACTCGCCCCGCGACGCCGGGAACGAGCCGGGGACCATCGACCTGGTGCAGGACGGTCCTTCCCTGAGGGCGGTCCCGTACGGCGAACTCAGCGCGGCGGCCGGCGACGGCTCCGCCCGCTTCGTCAAGCGCGCCTGCGCGCTGGCCCGCGACGGGCTGGTCGACGGCATCGTCACCGCGCCGCTGAACAAGGCCGCCATGCACGCCGGGGGCCACCTCTGGCCCGGGCACACCGAGCTGCTGGCGCACGAGTTCGGCGTGGAGAACTTCAGCCTCGTGCTCTCCGCGGGCGAGCTGTACTTCTTCCACCTCACCACCCACGTGTCCCTCACCGAGGCCATCGCCGGGGTCTCCCCCGCGCGTACGGACAACGTCCTGCGCCTCGTCGGCTCGTTCGCCCGCGCCCTCGGCCTGCCCGAGGAGCCGATCGGCGTCGCCGGACTCAACCCGCACGCGGGCGAGAACCGCCTCTTCGGCGACGAGGACGCCGACGTGCTGGCGCCCGCGGTGGAGCGGGCGGACGCCGCCGGTATCCGCGCGGTCGGGCCGCTGCCCGCCGACGCGCTCATCCCCGCCGCGGTCAGGGGCGCGTGGAAGTTCGTCGTCGTCTGTTACCACGACCAGGGCCACGCCCCCTTCAAGGCGGTCTACGGCGACGACGGCGTGAACATCACCGTCGGCCTGCCCGTCGTCCGGGTCTCCGTCGACCACGGCACCGCCTTCGACATCGCGGGCAAGGGCGTCGCCCGGGAGGCGAGCCTGGTGCTGGCCACCCGGCGCGCCGCGGAACTGGCGCCGGGCTGGGGCCAGGTGTGGCGGACGGCGCAGGCGGGCGAGGCGGCCGCGGCGACGGCTGCGGGCGCGGCGGCCGCCGTGGAGCGGCCCGGGACGGCCTCGTAG
- a CDS encoding glycosyltransferase family 39 protein, translated as MALTRPTPALLRPEIADPPVPSARRPWAFALIPAVVTLVLGLWGLTRRGAMWRDEAVTYDMAQRDISGLLDTLAGVDAVHGLYYLLLHGVFGVFGDSLVALRLPSLLAMSAAASGVALLGRRLAGPRAGLLAGLAFALLPAVQRYAQEGRSYALVCAAVIWATWLFVRALEERRTRLWAAYGVVALTGCLLHEFAVLAVAAHGAALWVSPDFRRDRWTWAWTAGAVAAALAPLAVVSSRQSEQVAWIGPPSPGALLGYVVPALAGLLGAALLPAGARLLRSLALALLILPGGLLLLSSAIVPLYVSRYVLYEEAGLALLLGATLDHLWRRRYHRHLLAALAAAAVLVALVPVGLHLRTPESRKDDLGAIARAVQAQGRPGDGLLFMPGRRRVWQAAEPAAYASLVDLAVRADPRASDTLYGVELPAAAIHARMLTADRIVVLHDPAGEPVEAGAQEQVKRDVLRAHFRPCESTEVRGARVTLYARPGRCDPA; from the coding sequence ATGGCCCTCACCCGGCCCACCCCTGCCCTCCTCCGGCCTGAGATCGCCGATCCACCCGTCCCATCCGCCCGGCGGCCATGGGCGTTCGCCCTGATCCCCGCCGTCGTCACCCTCGTCCTCGGGCTGTGGGGGCTCACCCGCCGGGGGGCGATGTGGCGTGACGAGGCCGTCACGTACGACATGGCGCAGCGCGACATCTCCGGACTCCTGGACACGCTCGCCGGCGTGGACGCGGTCCACGGCCTGTACTACCTGCTGCTGCACGGGGTGTTCGGCGTGTTCGGCGACAGCCTGGTCGCGCTGCGCCTGCCCTCGCTGCTCGCCATGTCCGCCGCGGCCTCGGGCGTCGCGCTCCTCGGCCGCCGGCTGGCGGGACCCCGTGCCGGGCTGCTCGCGGGCCTGGCCTTCGCGCTGTTGCCCGCCGTGCAGCGCTACGCGCAGGAAGGCCGCTCGTACGCACTCGTCTGCGCCGCCGTCATCTGGGCGACCTGGCTCTTCGTACGCGCCCTGGAAGAGCGCAGGACCCGGCTGTGGGCGGCCTACGGGGTGGTGGCCCTCACGGGTTGCCTGCTGCACGAGTTCGCGGTGCTCGCCGTCGCCGCGCACGGTGCCGCACTGTGGGTCTCGCCCGACTTCCGCAGGGACCGGTGGACCTGGGCGTGGACCGCGGGCGCGGTGGCGGCCGCGCTGGCCCCGCTCGCCGTGGTCAGCTCCCGGCAGTCGGAGCAGGTGGCCTGGATCGGCCCGCCCAGCCCCGGCGCGCTCCTCGGCTACGTCGTCCCCGCCCTCGCCGGCCTGCTGGGCGCCGCCCTCCTCCCGGCGGGTGCGCGGCTGCTGCGGTCCCTCGCGCTGGCGCTGCTGATCCTGCCCGGCGGACTCCTGCTGCTGTCCTCCGCGATCGTTCCGCTCTACGTCTCCCGCTACGTCCTCTACGAGGAGGCCGGTCTCGCGCTGCTCCTCGGCGCCACACTGGACCACCTGTGGCGCCGCCGGTACCACCGGCACCTGCTCGCCGCCCTCGCCGCCGCGGCCGTGCTGGTGGCGCTTGTTCCGGTCGGGCTCCATCTGCGCACCCCGGAGAGCCGCAAGGACGACCTGGGCGCCATCGCCCGCGCCGTCCAGGCGCAGGGGCGGCCCGGTGACGGGCTGCTCTTCATGCCTGGCAGGCGCCGTGTCTGGCAGGCGGCAGAACCCGCGGCGTACGCCAGCCTGGTCGACCTCGCGGTGCGGGCGGATCCGCGTGCGTCGGACACCCTCTACGGCGTGGAGCTGCCGGCCGCCGCCATCCACGCCCGGATGCTCACGGCCGACCGGATCGTCGTGCTGCACGACCCTGCCGGCGAGCCGGTCGAAGCCGGCGCTCAGGAGCAGGTGAAACGGGACGTCCTGCGGGCGCACTTCCGCCCCTGCGAGAGCACGGAGGTCCGTGGCGCGCGCGTCACCCTCTACGCCCGGCCGGGCCGGTGCGACCCGGCGTAG
- a CDS encoding glutamine synthetase family protein produces the protein MTVRTADGAASVDRAMAAMSEAGVRLIALSWVDNAGIGRVKTVPLARLPRLAVHGVGMSPVFDTFLVDDSMARTDGYGGPVGDLLLLPDLNRLTRLAAQPGWAWAPADRYSQDGEPYPGCHRSFVNRMVRAAAGQGLSLRMGFETEWSVGPGALGDGPAYGLARLADSGAYLLDIVDALTAQGVEVLQIHPEYEPGQFEISTVPEAPLDAADTAVLVRHTVRTVSHAHGLRASFAPLPGHSGIGNGGHVHLSLWRGEKNLMHGGTGPRGTAPDGEAFLAGLLRSLPALTCVGCPSPASYLRLAPSSWSGAYRCWGWENREAALRFITGPAGEAAQRANAELKCFDQAANPYLVVGSVIAAGLAGREDALRLPAEFTDDPAHADPGELAQRGIERLPAGLADAVRHLRSSVVLRKAMGDHLFDALLAVREAEDGLFAGRSRAETVDATRRRY, from the coding sequence ATGACTGTGCGTACCGCTGACGGAGCGGCATCGGTGGACCGGGCGATGGCCGCGATGTCCGAGGCCGGCGTCAGACTCATCGCGTTGAGCTGGGTCGACAACGCGGGCATCGGCCGGGTCAAGACCGTGCCGCTCGCCCGGCTTCCCCGGCTCGCGGTCCACGGCGTGGGGATGTCCCCGGTGTTCGACACCTTCCTCGTGGACGACTCGATGGCCCGTACCGACGGCTACGGCGGCCCCGTCGGCGACCTGCTCCTGCTGCCGGACCTGAACCGGCTCACCCGGCTCGCCGCACAGCCCGGCTGGGCGTGGGCGCCCGCGGACCGGTACAGCCAGGACGGCGAGCCGTACCCGGGGTGCCACCGGTCCTTCGTCAACCGCATGGTGCGGGCCGCGGCCGGCCAGGGGCTGAGCCTGCGGATGGGGTTCGAGACGGAGTGGAGCGTCGGCCCCGGCGCCCTCGGCGACGGGCCTGCGTACGGGCTGGCCCGGCTGGCGGACTCCGGCGCGTACCTCCTCGACATCGTCGACGCGCTCACCGCGCAGGGCGTGGAGGTCCTCCAGATCCATCCGGAGTACGAGCCGGGGCAGTTCGAGATCTCCACCGTCCCGGAAGCCCCGCTGGACGCCGCCGACACCGCCGTCCTCGTCCGGCACACGGTACGGACCGTCTCCCACGCCCACGGGCTGCGCGCCTCCTTCGCGCCCCTCCCCGGGCACTCCGGCATCGGCAACGGCGGGCACGTGCACCTGAGCCTGTGGCGCGGCGAGAAGAACCTGATGCACGGCGGTACGGGCCCGCGCGGCACGGCGCCGGACGGGGAGGCGTTCCTCGCCGGGCTGCTGCGGTCGCTGCCCGCCCTGACCTGCGTAGGCTGCCCGTCCCCGGCCAGCTATCTGCGGCTGGCACCGTCCTCGTGGTCCGGCGCCTACCGCTGCTGGGGCTGGGAGAACCGGGAGGCGGCGCTGCGCTTCATCACCGGGCCCGCGGGCGAGGCGGCCCAGCGCGCGAATGCCGAGCTCAAGTGCTTCGACCAGGCGGCCAATCCGTACCTGGTGGTGGGCTCGGTCATCGCCGCGGGTCTCGCGGGCCGCGAGGACGCGCTGCGCCTGCCGGCGGAGTTCACCGACGACCCGGCCCACGCCGACCCCGGTGAACTCGCGCAGCGCGGCATCGAGCGGCTGCCGGCCGGTCTGGCGGACGCGGTACGGCACCTCAGGAGCTCGGTGGTGCTGCGCAAGGCGATGGGGGACCACCTCTTCGACGCGCTGCTCGCGGTACGCGAGGCGGAGGACGGTCTCTTCGCCGGCCGCTCCCGGGCCGAGACCGTCGACGCCACCCGCCGGCGGTACTGA
- a CDS encoding 2-keto-3-deoxygluconate permease — protein sequence MSGPEKSRVPLFATMQRIPGGLMLIPLILGAIFGTFAPGALGIGSFTTALFQDSALPLIALLIFATGTQVSLRTGGPILAHAGTLLVMKSLIPATLVVLLGLGVGLDGLLGISLLALLASMDNSNGGLWLAFSGQYGDERDRGAYVASAINDGPFLTLLFLGASGLGDIPFLALLGAIVPFLLGVLVGNIDAEWRRVVQPVPNIVIPFFAFSLGTGIDLGDIVTGGVTGLALGLVIAPFTGGLVYLGYRYILRRGTMSGLGFAAGTTAGNAIATPAVVAAADPRFEEYVGTATAQVAASALVTAIVAPLIAAYALKRKGALRQGGVTEEPEDPAGAAGAADAPASADDAVHGSAGGLADRPEQEQRA from the coding sequence GTGAGCGGTCCAGAGAAGTCCAGGGTCCCCCTGTTCGCCACCATGCAGCGCATACCCGGCGGACTGATGCTGATCCCGCTGATCCTCGGCGCGATCTTCGGCACCTTCGCCCCCGGGGCCCTCGGGATCGGCAGCTTCACCACCGCGCTCTTCCAGGACAGCGCGCTGCCCCTCATCGCCCTGCTGATCTTCGCGACGGGTACCCAGGTCTCCCTCCGCACCGGCGGCCCGATCCTGGCCCACGCGGGCACGCTGCTGGTGATGAAGAGCCTGATCCCGGCCACGCTGGTCGTGCTGCTCGGGCTCGGCGTCGGCCTCGACGGGCTGCTCGGCATCTCGCTGCTCGCCCTGCTCGCCTCGATGGACAACAGCAACGGCGGCCTCTGGCTCGCCTTCTCCGGTCAGTACGGCGACGAGCGGGACCGCGGGGCGTACGTGGCCAGCGCCATCAACGACGGGCCCTTCCTGACGCTGCTCTTCCTCGGCGCCTCGGGCCTCGGCGACATCCCGTTCCTCGCCCTGCTCGGCGCGATCGTCCCGTTCCTGCTGGGCGTGCTGGTGGGCAACATCGACGCCGAGTGGCGCCGGGTCGTCCAGCCGGTGCCGAACATCGTCATCCCGTTCTTCGCGTTCTCCCTCGGCACCGGCATCGACCTCGGCGACATCGTCACCGGCGGCGTGACCGGCCTGGCCCTGGGCCTGGTCATCGCGCCGTTCACCGGCGGCCTGGTCTACCTCGGCTACCGGTACATCCTGCGCCGCGGCACCATGTCCGGCCTCGGCTTCGCCGCCGGCACCACCGCGGGCAACGCCATCGCCACCCCCGCCGTCGTCGCCGCCGCGGACCCCCGTTTCGAGGAGTACGTCGGCACCGCCACGGCGCAGGTCGCGGCGTCGGCCCTGGTCACGGCGATCGTCGCGCCGCTGATCGCGGCGTACGCGCTGAAGCGGAAGGGTGCCCTGCGGCAGGGGGGCGTCACGGAAGAGCCAGAAGACCCGGCCGGGGCAGCCGGGGCGGCCGACGCCCCCGCGTCCGCGGACGACGCCGTGCACGGCTCCGCGGGCGGCCTCGCGGACCGCCCGGAGCAGGAGCAGCGCGCATGA
- a CDS encoding GntR family transcriptional regulator gives MTVRWGRDGPDFLMALDRAAPETLGRQLQEQLRAAVRSGRPQPGERLPSSRRLAQQLGISRGLVVGAYEQLGAEGYLAAEKGAGTRVTAARRRPLPRPGRARPGGGAPDPVVFTSGT, from the coding sequence GTGACGGTGCGGTGGGGGCGCGACGGGCCCGACTTCCTGATGGCCCTGGACCGGGCGGCGCCGGAGACGCTCGGCCGGCAGTTGCAGGAGCAGCTCCGGGCGGCGGTGCGCTCCGGCAGGCCGCAGCCGGGCGAGCGGCTGCCGTCCTCGCGTCGGCTGGCGCAGCAACTCGGCATCTCCCGGGGCCTGGTGGTGGGTGCCTACGAGCAACTGGGCGCCGAGGGCTACCTCGCCGCGGAGAAGGGGGCGGGGACCCGCGTCACGGCGGCCCGGCGGCGCCCCCTCCCGCGGCCGGGCAGGGCGCGGCCGGGCGGCGGCGCGCCGGACCCGGTCGTGTTCACGTCCGGTACCTGA
- a CDS encoding four-carbon acid sugar kinase family protein, whose protein sequence is MTYEVAIVADDLTGAGDTAVQFAAAGWPTLLRLGGDRPGGADGSGGDVSVVAITTDSRARPDAGAADLVRAATTGLLRGGVTHLFKKVDSTLRGPVRAEVDAMLDVLAPGTVALVCPAFPAVGRTVVDGVLLVDGRPVSETAVGRDPVTPVTVSHLPTLLDAPLVRLDPRWTPAAWAAEVRAAGSRIVVLDAASDEDLDRIARTVADLGEQALAVGSAGLAGPLAARWRPREAQAPGSAPETRPDAVPAGDPAGTALVVVTSLHDASRAQAEALAAHSAEHLRPTARDLTEDDAWAGFLTRVRTAAAGRPATLLLSTPDRGATAVDPELVARRLSDAAAHAVAAGTVAGLVATGGDGARAVLERLGGTGIRLYDTVEPGVPLGVVVGGPAAGLPVATKAGGFGSPDVLIKAAQAVRTERSHR, encoded by the coding sequence ATGACGTACGAGGTGGCGATCGTCGCCGACGACCTCACGGGCGCCGGCGACACCGCCGTGCAGTTCGCCGCGGCGGGCTGGCCCACCCTGCTGCGGCTGGGCGGCGACCGGCCCGGAGGCGCCGACGGCAGCGGCGGTGACGTCTCCGTCGTGGCGATCACCACGGACTCCCGGGCCCGGCCGGACGCCGGGGCGGCGGACCTCGTACGCGCCGCGACCACCGGGCTGCTGCGCGGCGGCGTGACCCACCTCTTCAAGAAGGTGGACTCGACGCTGCGCGGGCCGGTCCGCGCCGAGGTCGACGCCATGCTCGACGTGCTCGCCCCGGGCACCGTCGCGCTGGTGTGCCCCGCCTTCCCTGCCGTGGGCCGCACCGTCGTGGACGGCGTCCTGCTGGTCGACGGCCGCCCGGTCAGTGAGACCGCGGTGGGCCGCGACCCGGTGACGCCCGTGACGGTCAGCCATCTGCCGACGCTGCTCGACGCGCCGCTCGTACGCCTCGATCCGCGGTGGACGCCCGCGGCCTGGGCCGCGGAGGTCCGCGCGGCGGGCAGCCGGATCGTCGTCCTCGACGCCGCGAGCGACGAGGACCTGGACCGGATCGCGCGTACCGTCGCGGACCTCGGCGAGCAGGCGCTCGCCGTGGGCTCCGCGGGTCTCGCGGGCCCGCTGGCCGCCCGGTGGCGGCCGCGGGAGGCGCAGGCGCCCGGCAGCGCGCCGGAGACCCGCCCGGACGCCGTACCCGCCGGGGACCCTGCCGGCACCGCCCTCGTGGTGGTGACGAGCCTGCACGACGCCTCGCGCGCCCAGGCCGAAGCCCTCGCCGCGCACTCCGCGGAACACCTGCGGCCCACCGCGCGGGACCTCACCGAGGACGACGCGTGGGCGGGGTTCCTCACCCGGGTGCGGACGGCGGCGGCCGGCCGCCCGGCCACGCTGCTGCTGAGCACCCCCGACCGGGGCGCCACGGCCGTGGACCCGGAGCTGGTCGCCCGCCGGCTCTCGGACGCCGCCGCGCACGCGGTGGCCGCGGGCACGGTCGCCGGCCTGGTCGCCACCGGAGGCGACGGCGCCCGCGCGGTCCTGGAGCGGCTCGGCGGGACCGGTATCAGGCTGTACGACACCGTCGAGCCGGGCGTGCCGCTCGGCGTCGTCGTCGGCGGCCCGGCCGCCGGGCTGCCCGTGGCCACCAAGGCCGGGGGCTTCGGCAGCCCCGATGTACTGATCAAGGCCGCGCAAGCGGTGCGAACGGAGAGGAGTCACCGGTGA
- a CDS encoding dihydrofolate reductase family protein, with translation MRKIINSSYVTLDGVVDGPHTWPALPGGAAKEHEEVQLALLEQCDTLLMGRRTYDVFAGAWPERSGDPVADRPNSMREPVASTTLQDAAWANTEVVADGLAERISALKAESGGHIVQYGIGPVTHLMVREGLLDELHLWLYPQFVRAGAGDLVFDRESRADFDLPGSRTLRNGVVVLRHGVLTPWPVPPPACSFRTGPRLGEGRFPLPPPGPESRGFPFPVRCGILYVQQIRTSSAPAPFLMPTRRLA, from the coding sequence ATGCGCAAGATCATCAACTCCAGTTACGTGACCCTCGACGGCGTCGTCGACGGCCCGCACACCTGGCCGGCGCTGCCGGGCGGCGCCGCGAAGGAGCACGAGGAGGTCCAACTCGCCCTCCTGGAGCAGTGCGACACCCTGCTGATGGGCCGCAGGACGTACGACGTGTTCGCCGGCGCGTGGCCGGAGCGCAGCGGCGACCCTGTCGCCGACCGCCCCAACTCCATGCGGGAGCCGGTGGCTTCCACCACGCTCCAGGACGCGGCCTGGGCGAACACCGAGGTGGTCGCCGACGGGCTGGCCGAGCGGATCAGCGCGCTCAAGGCGGAGAGCGGCGGGCACATCGTGCAGTACGGCATCGGCCCGGTCACCCACCTGATGGTGCGCGAGGGCCTGCTGGACGAGCTGCATCTGTGGCTGTACCCGCAGTTCGTCCGGGCGGGCGCCGGCGACCTGGTCTTCGATCGGGAGAGCCGGGCGGACTTCGACCTGCCGGGTTCCCGGACGCTCAGGAACGGCGTGGTCGTCCTCCGCCACGGAGTCCTCACCCCCTGGCCCGTACCGCCCCCAGCCTGCAGTTTCCGCACCGGCCCCCGCCTCGGCGAGGGCCGGTTTCCGCTGCCGCCACCTGGCCCGGAAAGCCGAGGCTTCCCCTTCCCGGTCCGGTGTGGCATCTTGTACGTACAACAGATACGTACAAGTTCGGCGCCCGCGCCGTTCCTGATGCCGACGAGGAGGTTGGCGTGA
- a CDS encoding response regulator produces MTIRVLITDDQSMVREGFTVLLNAQPGIEVVGEAADGGAAVDQVRLLAPDVVLMDIRMPEVNGLEATRLIAGTGLGTKILILTTYHLDEYVYEALRAGASGFLLKDASARQLAEGVRVVAAGEALLAPTVTKRLITVFAERKPVQNLPAEARVDGLTGRETEVLALIAQGLSNAEIAARLVVAESTVKTHVGRVLEKLGLRDRTQAAIFAYETRLVQPAG; encoded by the coding sequence GTGACCATCCGGGTGCTCATCACCGACGACCAGTCGATGGTGCGCGAGGGGTTCACCGTGCTGCTCAACGCCCAGCCCGGCATCGAGGTCGTCGGCGAGGCCGCCGACGGCGGCGCGGCGGTGGACCAGGTGCGCCTGCTCGCACCCGACGTCGTGCTCATGGACATCCGGATGCCGGAGGTCAACGGGCTGGAGGCCACCCGCCTGATCGCCGGCACCGGGCTCGGCACCAAGATCCTGATCCTCACCACGTACCACCTCGACGAGTACGTCTACGAGGCACTGCGCGCCGGCGCCAGCGGCTTCCTCCTCAAGGACGCCTCCGCCCGCCAGCTCGCCGAGGGCGTCCGCGTCGTCGCCGCCGGCGAGGCCCTGCTCGCGCCCACCGTCACCAAGCGCCTGATCACCGTCTTCGCCGAGCGCAAGCCGGTGCAGAACCTCCCGGCGGAAGCCCGCGTCGACGGCCTCACCGGCCGCGAGACCGAGGTCCTCGCCCTCATCGCGCAGGGGCTGTCCAACGCCGAGATCGCGGCCCGCCTCGTCGTCGCCGAGTCCACGGTCAAGACCCATGTGGGCCGCGTCCTGGAGAAGCTGGGACTGCGGGACCGCACCCAGGCCGCGATCTTCGCCTACGAGACCCGCCTCGTACAGCCCGCCGGCTGA
- a CDS encoding sensor histidine kinase: MRVTESTPQAPRVRGEFEVIRDGWRLLGVRTRTTRREVFKEALALTPLPALPPEAPVVRGLPPAARRVAVWLPHMAIVALALYLFGWGSGWYGISDSEYYDEFGSYEPHVGALEGRHIGLPVSLAAAVPLLLVLFRPVGAWWLSLVVCFAIAATVSSADDWPWADATFVSHLVVLTIAALRRSVGTGVAMWLLTTLSGLVASWLSLRPREEVNALQMTVASAVVIAVAVSVRGWTAASRRAEASGALTAQERSRRTRLEKRTSIAHELHDVVAHHMSVIAIQAEAAPYRVENPPPELTASFATIRENAIAALAELRRVLGVVRTEDYEAPSAPQPTLADLDRLLGNVRDTGLTVEKTVTGARRELPQGVELSAYRIVQEALSNVLRHAPGAAAKVELSYVLGGLALRIVNEAPAGEPPPSPGAGQGVTGMRERVAMLGGRMTAGETPDGGYEVAVLLLADDSADDPLEGPADAPVAGPADGIREKAVGT, from the coding sequence GTGCGGGTGACCGAGTCCACCCCCCAAGCCCCCCGCGTCCGCGGCGAGTTCGAGGTGATCCGGGACGGCTGGCGGCTGCTGGGCGTCCGGACGCGTACGACGCGCCGCGAAGTCTTCAAGGAAGCGCTCGCGCTGACGCCCCTCCCCGCGCTGCCCCCGGAGGCGCCGGTGGTGAGGGGACTGCCCCCCGCCGCCAGACGCGTCGCCGTCTGGCTGCCGCACATGGCGATCGTCGCGCTCGCCCTGTACCTGTTCGGCTGGGGCAGCGGCTGGTACGGGATCAGCGACAGCGAGTACTACGACGAGTTCGGGAGCTACGAGCCGCACGTGGGCGCCCTCGAAGGCCGCCACATCGGTCTGCCCGTCAGCCTGGCCGCGGCGGTCCCCCTGCTGCTGGTCCTCTTCCGGCCGGTCGGCGCCTGGTGGCTGTCCCTGGTGGTGTGCTTCGCCATCGCAGCGACCGTCAGTTCGGCGGACGACTGGCCCTGGGCGGATGCGACGTTCGTCTCGCATCTCGTGGTCCTCACGATCGCCGCGCTGCGCCGAAGCGTCGGCACCGGCGTCGCGATGTGGCTCCTCACGACCCTGAGCGGTCTCGTCGCGTCCTGGCTGAGCCTGCGGCCCCGTGAGGAAGTGAACGCCCTCCAGATGACCGTCGCCTCGGCCGTCGTGATCGCCGTCGCCGTCTCCGTACGCGGCTGGACCGCCGCCAGCCGCCGCGCCGAGGCCAGCGGGGCGCTCACCGCCCAGGAGCGCTCCCGCCGTACGCGGCTGGAGAAGCGCACGTCCATCGCGCACGAGCTGCACGACGTCGTGGCGCACCACATGTCCGTCATCGCGATCCAGGCGGAGGCCGCCCCCTACCGGGTGGAGAACCCGCCGCCGGAACTGACCGCGTCCTTCGCGACGATCCGGGAGAACGCCATCGCCGCGCTCGCCGAACTCCGGCGCGTCCTGGGCGTCGTACGCACCGAGGACTACGAGGCGCCGTCCGCGCCCCAGCCCACCCTCGCCGACCTGGACCGGCTGCTCGGCAACGTCCGCGACACGGGCCTGACGGTCGAGAAGACCGTCACGGGCGCGCGGCGCGAACTCCCGCAGGGCGTCGAGCTGTCGGCCTACCGCATCGTCCAGGAGGCCCTGAGCAACGTCCTGCGGCACGCCCCGGGCGCCGCCGCGAAGGTCGAGCTGTCGTACGTCCTGGGCGGTCTCGCCCTGCGGATCGTCAACGAGGCGCCGGCCGGCGAGCCGCCGCCGTCGCCCGGCGCCGGGCAGGGCGTCACGGGGATGCGCGAGCGCGTGGCGATGCTGGGCGGCCGGATGACCGCGGGCGAGACGCCGGACGGCGGCTACGAGGTGGCGGTGCTGCTCCTCGCCGACGACTCCGCCGACGATCCCCTCGAAGGCCCCGCCGACGCTCCCGTGGCCGGACCCGCCGACGGCATCCGCGAGAAGGCGGTCGGCACGTGA
- a CDS encoding GntR family transcriptional regulator, protein MAVDRSDPRPLHQQVAQSLRQQILGHDLPPGAPLPSEAELCATFGVGRSVVRQSVAGLAADGLVIRRQGRPTLVASPAEYRRLVQRATGLSDQFAVAGQELHTVVRTLGPGTPPPRAQAFLHTADALRLERLRLVGGDPLAYVRTWLPAAKVPGLRAADLTDASLHRLLTRNYGLRPVSGRRQVRAVAADDMLAEALRTEPGGPLLMLEGETTDQHGHALEWFTTWHRADRVVFDIDVSETTETVRLSALDAEGAEAPEAGPVTGGTGAPAPADLERARELAEELRRLLG, encoded by the coding sequence ATGGCAGTCGACAGAAGTGACCCGCGGCCCCTGCACCAGCAGGTCGCCCAGTCCCTGCGCCAGCAGATCCTGGGCCACGACCTGCCGCCGGGGGCGCCCCTGCCGAGCGAGGCCGAGCTGTGCGCCACGTTCGGCGTCGGGCGCAGCGTCGTGCGCCAGTCGGTGGCGGGACTGGCCGCCGACGGCCTGGTCATCCGCCGCCAGGGCCGGCCCACGCTGGTGGCGTCGCCTGCCGAGTACCGGCGGCTGGTGCAGCGGGCGACCGGGCTCTCCGACCAGTTCGCCGTCGCCGGGCAGGAGTTGCACACCGTCGTCCGCACGCTGGGCCCCGGCACCCCGCCGCCGCGCGCGCAGGCGTTCCTGCACACGGCGGACGCGCTGCGCCTGGAGCGCCTCCGCCTCGTCGGCGGCGATCCGCTGGCGTACGTACGCACCTGGCTGCCCGCCGCGAAGGTCCCCGGACTGCGCGCCGCGGACCTGACCGACGCCTCGCTGCACCGGCTGCTCACCCGGAACTACGGGCTGCGGCCGGTCAGCGGGCGGCGGCAGGTCCGCGCGGTCGCGGCCGACGACATGCTCGCGGAGGCGCTGCGCACCGAACCGGGCGGCCCGCTGCTGATGCTCGAAGGGGAGACCACCGACCAGCACGGGCACGCGCTGGAGTGGTTCACCACCTGGCACCGCGCCGACCGCGTGGTCTTCGACATCGACGTCTCCGAGACCACCGAGACCGTACGGCTGAGCGCGCTCGACGCCGAAGGCGCCGAGGCTCCCGAGGCCGGCCCGGTCACCGGCGGCACGGGGGCACCGGCGCCCGCCGACCTGGAGCGGGCGCGCGAACTCGCCGAGGAACTGCGGCGACTGCTCGGCTGA